CTGATAATTTGGGGTTTTTATAAGAATAAATCAGAACCAAAGACTAGTGCCATCACGTGTAATGGATAAGCCTATATCCGCATCGAACATTTCCGGTGATAACTTAATATATTCACCTACTTATCGCATGATCAACTTAAAAAtaggagaaaaaaaatcaaatgaacAAAGATAACCTTAGATACGTTGAACCTAGTCAACTTCTCAGATTCACTGAACCTGGACGTATTTGTGGTTTACTCTACTTCTAGTTTCCGCGTCAGAAGAAGATAATCCAGGGAACAAATCTACTGAAGTGACATAagtggaagatgaagaagatctaAATACAGGTTAACTTGCTTTGGATAAAACCTGTAGTGGAGTTAAAACATCACTATTGTTAAAATTTAACCATAAACTTAATTAGACTGTACCATCTCTCGTTTCCCAAAACAGCACACGATTCACTATGCTGTTTATCGACTAGTTAATGTTTAATTATTCTGATTTGATAAAAGTGATTCGCTTTGAAGTGAATGTATTTGGACGCTATTGAGGCTCTAATTAATCAACCAGAACATCCCAAAACTGTAATTAACTTAAAGGGATTTATGGTTTCTCCGTTAACACAACACGCCGCTAATCCATTATTCACCATCATTTCAGCACCATGTTGTCATTTTTTACCATTTTGTCGTTTACTCCGTCAAATAGTCAAAAGGCTTTGTCAACACAATGAAAACATCACtaaataaatagtaaatataatattcatGTGTATATATAACAATTCGCCGAAGAGAGGAGAAGCCAGGAAAAGGGCATATAAAATGGTAGAGATTCCGAGAAGAGTTGACATACTCGCTGCGGCTTTTGATGTCGAGGCGGCGCGTGCACGTCTGCCGTGCGAtagcagcagcgggagcgatcACTTCCCTGATGAGACAGCCGATCTTTGGGATCTGGTCGAATCATTTATGGACAGCGAAGTGAAAGCTTTACCAGAGGATATTCCTATGGAAGATAAAGATGATAAGTCTGACGTTGATGATGATTATGAAGATGTGAAGGAGAGGTTGCGGGAGATTTGTGAAAATCTCAGTGGCGGCGGAGAGCGGAGGAGAATAATTGAGGAGGTAGTAAATGCAAGAGAGTTCGTCGGAGAGAAACGCCTCTTGATGGCTTATTTACGCGACAAAGGTTTCGATGCAGGTACTAACACTAATGCTGTCTTTACTAGGAAATTTACATATTGTATGTATTTGGTTTTGAGGGGAATTGGCTAAGGTTTCAACCTCAAACCTACTTGTTaacaaacttatttttttgttagtgGTTTATCTTATTATCTATATTGATTAAGACTTACAAAGGAAATGGGTGGTTTAGaggaatattacaaaaaaaaaagaatgatcgAGAATTAAGCTGCTCTTGTGATTGGAAAATGATTTTGTCaagaaaataatacatttgAGCTTCAAGATTGGTTGGTAATTTTATTACTAGTAGAGATTTCGTGGCATAAATCGCATGTATAGTAGATTCACATCAAGAAAGATGTATGAATATTGTATAACATAACTCTCTCTACCTTCGTAGTATTTGAAACTGAGTCATATAGTTGGATTTTGTAGCATATCCTTGATTATTATTAAGCTTTTAAGGAAAATTTAATAGGTTGGTGGATCTCATCTGcaatatataaaagatgtgTATGTACATATGTGTATTAGTACCATAGTTGATTTTGGTATTTAAATGTGCAAATACTGAAATGAGATGATCCATATGTACTAGATAAACCTGCACGCAAGTAGTAAGTAGGGTTACAAACAATGACTAGGTTGGATCCACATAAACATATAAAAGTGACTACGCTTGATGAtcgtattttcttttaatatttgaattttttgtacTTGCGTATATAAATGTATGATATCATACTAATGGATACTTTTTATGATTTGTGATTCACATGAGAATATACTAAAATGGAAAGATGAATATATTACATAGGTCTTTGCAAGTCCAAGTgggagagatttggtaagaacACGGCCGGGAAGTACGAGTATGTTGACGTTAATAGAGGAGAAAAGAACCGCTTTATTGTCGAGACAAATCTTGCCGGAGAATTCGTGATTGCTAAGCCTACGACAAGATACCTTTCTCTCTTAGCTCAACTACCACGTGTCTTCGTGGGAACACCTGAAGAGCTGAAAAAGTTAGTGAGAATCATGTGCTTTGAGATAAGACGGTCGATGAAGCGAGCGGAGATTCACGTGCCACCGTGGAGGAGGAACGCTTACATGCAAGCCAAGTGGTTCGGTCACTATAAACGAACCTCTAATGAAGTGGTTACTAGGGTTAAGAGCTGTGGATGTGGACCACGTGTTGGGTTTGAGGGGTTGGCTAAAACGGCAACGTTTAACGGCTATAAAGAGGTGGAGAGGATGAGGCAGGGTTTAAAAGTTGGCCAGCTCACGGTGGCTTTCACCGGCAGTGGGGTGAGGTTGTCATAGTCAAAGAACAAAGCATAGGGCTTTGCGAGTTTATAGTTGTGAGTTTTGAATTACTTTGTAAATATAAGATAAGTTTGAAGTGAGGGGTGTCACAGAAGCAATCATCACCTATTATAAAGTTGTAGATTGTGTTTCTCTTGCAGcgtatatgttaatttttagttGGGCCTTTCAGGTTTTGGCCCGTTATTTTTCTGGCCCGACTCCATGTATCCGGaagtttaaaatatacaattattGGAGATAAACAACTGATAGCATAGTAAACCATACCACTTTAATTACAACTTTACAAGTAGTGGAAGATAATGATATCAAACAAATTTAAAAGTACACTTTGAATTAAACTATTAAACAAATTTCATGAAACtttcaaaacaaaagaatacATCCAAATCCCAAGGAGGACTTTGTGACACATAATAGTATAGAAAAACAGTAAAACTCATAcaaaacgaaaatatttaagCAGTATATTTGTTTCGTAGGCTTTAGTAAACAAAATTGATGTATTTATTATGCACATTACTTAGACCAATTAAATGATGCTGTCGAGTATTATTTGCATGTAGCCTAATTTCATAGTAGCATAGTACaaactaaaataacaaaacaataaaagagGAATGAAACAAACAGAAACCTAATGACTTTCGGTATTTAAAGTCTCAATAACATCTTCTTTAATAATGTCTGGtccctctctctccctctctcttacATACGAAGCAATGAAGAAGCTCTACCGGAAAGGAACCGTACACCCCTCGCCGCAGATAAAATCCGACGACcaccttctctctcttcttcccgTTGCTATCTTCTCACTAGCGGCGGTTCTTTCTCCAAAAGACCGTGAAGTCTTGGCTTACCTCTTGTCAACAgcctcttactccagcaaccgAAACTATACTTCTCGCATGAATAAGACCAAACTCCACGAAAAGTCACGTTTAGACAATCACGCGCCTCTCTTCCACTGCGACTGTTTCAGCTGCTACACGTGTTACTGGGTCAGATGGGACTCTTCACCAAGTCGTCAGCTGATTCATGAAATCATCGACGCTTACGAAGACagcttggagaagaagaaacaaaccaagaagaagaagaacgtaAGTGGGAAGAAAGATCGGAGAAAGCGTTCAGGGGAAGTCTTCAGCTCTCGCTAGTCCTAGCTTTGGTACAAATGATTCGGAGAGTCTAAGTCAGGTCACTGAGTCTATAGCAAGTTCGTGTGCATGTTCGAGTTCGAGCAAGTTAGTTGAGGGGATTGGTGGTTGCCACGGCGGTTTGGAATCTACGGAAGAGTTCCATGCGGGAGACGGTAGCGAAGAGGCGGAGGAGGAGAAGGGGTCCGTTAGGAGGTTTGTGAGTTTCATAGGTGAGAAAGTTTTTGGTGTTTGGGGGATGAGAATATTTACAAGAAATAAAAAGCTATAAATGTTTGTTGCTTTGTGTTAATTCACTTGGATCTTTGTAGGCCAAACTGTTTGATTACCGAACGTTTTCATGTGTAAGCATTAACTGTACTATAATGCAACAAAATATCATTGTATTTTAAcatcttaattatataaaaaaagataGTATAGTTGGCATTAGCTGTACTATAATACAACAAAAACATTATTGTATAACATCTTGATTATGTAAAAAAGTTAGTATAGTTGCACGTATTTAGTACGTTGTATTCATTCATACACATTGTGGGATTACAACACAAAATGCTCAAACtttcataaattattgttttcttaCCGCCAGAATTGAACGACTTATATTATTGAGCAAAATTCAAAGTAGAATTGTTACTTCCTAGATACTTAGCAAGACATATTTAATTgactatataataaataaaagtatcACCTGGGGTCCAACGATATCTTTTGTGCTGACCACTACCACAGCCAATTCTAATGCTTCCCATGAACTGTTCTCTTCACATAGTTTGTCTGTACATTATTGCCTTTTGCGGGTCACCCCATCTGGTCCCTTTCATCAAAGCGTAAAGTCTAAACTCCAAAAGTCGATTCGTAATCTGATAGtggaatataaaataaaaaatcgttTCGTAACTTTTTTCATGGATGTCAA
The sequence above is drawn from the Brassica napus cultivar Da-Ae chromosome A8, Da-Ae, whole genome shotgun sequence genome and encodes:
- the LOC106360236 gene encoding uncharacterized protein LOC106360236, with the protein product MCIYNNSPKRGEARKRAYKMVEIPRRVDILAAAFDVEAARARLPCDSSSGSDHFPDETADLWDLVESFMDSEVKALPEDIPMEDKDDKSDVDDDYEDVKERLREICENLSGGGERRRIIEEVVNAREFVGEKRLLMAYLRDKGFDAGLCKSKWERFGKNTAGKYEYVDVNRGEKNRFIVETNLAGEFVIAKPTTRYLSLLAQLPRVFVGTPEELKKLVRIMCFEIRRSMKRAEIHVPPWRRNAYMQAKWFGHYKRTSNEVVTRVKSCGCGPRVGFEGLAKTATFNGYKEVERMRQGLKVGQLTVAFTGSGVRLS